A DNA window from Penaeus vannamei isolate JL-2024 chromosome 5, ASM4276789v1, whole genome shotgun sequence contains the following coding sequences:
- the LOC113802802 gene encoding (E3-independent) E2 ubiquitin-conjugating enzyme UBE2O isoform X5, giving the protein MAQEYQYFYEDEVYRFNKKGKLELGMVLENAEFVSSDEEFDVDEEDKVTKGSIRVAWYPKGEEQVLQERKVGLADRSLMPGDVVRRLIRGKDTQRGYCRQVHVTSSVQIVGTKLVILNVDSNDLTPLEEFTTDIAVALDSWVGMVHMVKCRLVMLCADGSRCVMSDSEALELDDMRDSRDRVRLDSEFRRYDFYPGQQLVGCARAFEGVEWIYRTREMEVALSKPHKSIKVTVEQVQVVQLGVRWQCRAFSNDPNVDKEQPKYLVQGEDLKRVKMLNVFEPCTLQLGDRNYYVSKEGDVIMTRDQWRKLMAAQLTADHTNPCPLRPRPAKNKSKRKHRSGLTGEVEQNADAPGAPTSVGGIKDTDGSPVEGALGAEGGLPADDDTKDYNADSDGYIDVDTDEFSDTASISSGASTGSVGRRNKKGPALMTKMMKKRKLKRAKRKTTNEGPAIKTGDQLVVETLMTTSKADVVWQDGSLEKRILSTVLYPIHHLDDQEFFPGDFVVEQDSVDPHEYGVVQRVDHAGRTSIVKWFRTYTAGNEPQPEMLREQEVSVYDLRDHPDFRYRPGSVVIRVANFEECQTCSTGQVLDNFPSGEVSVWWVDGRTSVCYPQDLYKVGEYDSDDGELWDDTASDESWETESEHSVIAEESESESEGVLKTRLVANIEKARIAMSRLEEIFTQNPALQTTAVMKQLLDCYKECRYMDKLMGTSFFHESNFQGLIEKVRERGRASTTQRMTEQINRLFSASDSEGPLTPIMNCGEGSKAVTGNFDSAKEDMSKPNKDNLCNKDMKHNKESGGSCNADSDILSSKDAILSSSATLSENLANLSFSQGRTSKSEKVLDGGRNRGGELRHKRMSETDMTLHEKVSSDARMKDSKSCNDLKVSSSEVISGVTEEIRTSHMCAQLCSLMKAQLLKTYEEVVFRFGGHFDMSLMQACQDSEGAHGETKDILQDDNKENIPVFIAEDIVNENTTTIALSQVVHQTVIPVEKKEENYESLDDKQALDVSATNNASLLPSPVVTDDMITSNGNSGETTDKNTFSDDAENEALIDSIIANAVAAVNGEVGSAFTSGSDCLSSPSEGFEVLEAAPDSHKFKLTMFQPTDPPHFYRTVRKEMKLLKTSLPLGIWVRGYEDRMDLYSVMIRGPERTPYEDGLFFFDFQLSADYPRAPPLCHYVTYCSDKLNPNLYEDGKVCVSLLGTWNGKGTEVWTSQSNLLQVIISIQGLILVSEPYFNEAGYERQKGTQQGRENSRMYNEMVVLKLIQAMAKVIQAPPDIFKKEIIQHFHKRAFKLVQRLECWLEISENHNASHPLSPTTPTTFREIYPSDAGVELPEFPLIPASKGFCITLRKTLKQFKSILESVGVSTDQKLQARELDSNLPKTAVSSSSIETKVAKATYVETEKEKVVGGNS; this is encoded by the exons ATGGCGCAGGAGTATCAATACTTTTACGAAGATGAAGTCTACAGATTTAACAAAAAGGGGAAGCTCGAACTTGGAATGGTACTTGAAAATGCCGAGTTTGTGTCTAGTGATGAGGAATTTGATGTGGACGAAGAAGATAAGGTAACGAAGGGCAGCATTAGGGTGGCATGGTACCCTAAGGGAGAGGAGCAAGTTCTTCAGGAGCGAAAG GTTGGGCTGGCAGACAGATCTCTCATGCCAGGTGATGTTGTAAGGCGCCTGATAAGAGGAAAAGACACGCAGCGAGGGTACTGTCGCCAGGTTCACGTGACCTCCAGTGTACAGATCGTTGGCACAAAACTTGTGATATTGAATGTTGACAGCAATGACCTTACGCCTCTGGAG GAATTCACAACAGATATTGCAGTGGCACTGGACTCCTGGGTGGGGATGGTGCACATGGTCAAGTGCCGTCTGGTGATGCTGTGCGCTGACGGATCAAGATGTGTCATGTCAGACAGTGAGGCCTTAGAACTGGACGATATGAGGGATTCCCGAGACAGGGTTAGGCTG GACTCGGAGTTCAGGCGCTACGACTTCTATCCAGGACAGCAGCTAGTGGGCTGCGCAAGGGCCTTCGAAGGGGTGGAATGGATATATCGGACTCGTGAAATGGAGGTCGCATTATCTAAACCCCACAAATCGATTAAGGTTACTGTGGAACAAGTACAG GTTGTGCAGCTTGGTGTCCGTTGGCAGTGTCGTGCATTTTCTAATGACCCTAATGTAGACAAGGAGCAACCAAAGTATTTAGTTCAGGGCGAGGACCTGAAGAG GGTGAAGATGTTGAACGTGTTCGAACCATGCACACTGCAGCTTGGTGACCGCAACTATTATGTCTCGAAGGAAGGGGATGTGATCATGACACGTGACCAGTGGAGGAAGCTCATGGCAGCACAGTTAACGGCGGACCACACCAATCCCTGTCCCTTGAGGCCTCGACCAGCCAAGAATAAGTCAA AAAGGAAACACCGCTCAGGTTTAACAGGAGAAGTTGAGCAGAATGCAG atgcCCCTGGTGCTCCTACATCAGTAGGTGGTATTAAAG ACACTGACGGCTCGCCTGTGGAAGGTGCTCTAGGTGCTGAAGGAGGGCTACCTGCGGATGATGATACCAAAGACTataatgctgatagtgatggATATATTGATGTAGATACAGATGAATTCTCTGACACAGCTTCAATTAGTAGTGGGGCATCAACAGGATCTGTAG GGAGGCGAAACAAAAAGGGACCGGcattgatgacaaaaatgatgaaaaagcgCAAGTTGAAGAGGGCAAAAAGGAAGACCACCAATGAGGGGCCAGCAATTAAGACTGGAGATCAGTTGGTTGTAGAAACTCTCATGACAACATCTAAAGCAGATGTTGTGTGGCAG GATGGATCACTGGAGAAGCGTATTTTGTCAACAGTCCTTTATCCAATTCATCATTTGGACGACCAGGAATTCTTTCCGGGTGACTTTGTGGTGGAGCAGGACTCAGTCGATCCACATGAATATGGCGTTGTGCAAAGGGTTGATCATGCTGGGAGGACATCCATTGTGAAGTGGTTTAGAACCTACACAGCTGGAAACGAACCACA GCCAGAAATGTTACGTGAACAGGAAGTGAGTGTGTATGATTTGCGTGACCATCCGGATTTCCGCTACCGTCCAGGCTCTGTAGTTATAAGAGTGGCCAATTTTGAAGAGTGTCAGACCTGTTCTACAGGGCAAGTTTTAGATAACTTTCCATCCGGAGAA GTGAGTGTTTGGTGGGTAGATGGGAGGACATCAGTATGTTACCCTCAAGATCTGTACAAAGTGGGTGAGTACGACTCAGATGATGGAGAACTTTGGGATGACACAGCCTCAGATGAGTCGTGGGAGACAGAAAGTGAACATTCTGTGATTGCAGA ggagagtgaaagtgaaagtgagggaGTACTTAAAACAAGACTTGTAGCAAACATTGAAAAAGCTCGTATAGCTATGAGTCGTCTAGAAGAAATTTTTACGCAGAATCCTGCTCTTCAGACCACAGCAGTAATGAAACAACTTTTAGATTGTTACAAAGAATGCAG GTATATGGATAAGCTGATGGGCACGAGCTTCTTCCATGAAAGCAATTTCCAGGGACTCATAGAAAAGGTTCGTGAGCGTGGCAGAGCATCAACAACTCAGCGCATGACAGAGCAAATAAACCGTCTCTTCTCGGCCTCAGACTCGGAAGGTCCCCTCACTCCAATCATGAATTGTGGAGAGGGGAGCAAAGCTGTCACAGGGAATTTTGACAGTGCTAAAGAAGACATGTCCAAGCCAAATAAGGATAATCTGTGCAATAAGGATATGAAACACAACAAGGAGAGTGGGGGATCGTGCAACGCTGACAGCGACATCCTTTCCTCCAAAGATGCCATCCTCAGCAGCTCGGCCACATTGTCGGAGAATTTGGCTAATCTCAGCTTCTCTCAGGG AAGAACCAGTAAATCTGAGAAGGTTCTAGATGGGGGACGAAATAGGGGAGGAGAGTTACGACATAAGAGAATGAGCGAAACTGATATGACTCTTCACGAGAAAGTCTCTTCGGATGCGCGTATGAAAGATTCCAAAAGTTGTAATGATCTGAAG GTGTCCTCATCAGAAGTCATCAGCGGGGTAACAGAAGAGATCCGCACGTCTCACATGTGTGCTCAGCTGTGCTCTCTCATGAAGGCTCAGCTGCTCAAAACCTACGAGGAGGTCGTGTTCCGCTTTGGAGGCCACTTTGACATGAGTCTCATGCAAGCTTGTCAG GATTCTGAGGGTGCACATGGGGAAACCAAGGATATCCTGCAGGATGATAACAAAGAGAACATTCCAGTGTTTATCGCAGAAGACATAGTTAATGAAAATACAACTACCATTGCACTTAGTCAG GTTGTTCATCAAACTGTGATTCCagtggagaaaaaggaggaaaactaTGAAAGCCTTGATGACAAACAGGCTCTTGATGTCAGTGCAACTAATAACGCCTCTCTTCTGCCGTCTCCTGTGGTGACCGATGACATGATCACCTCCAATGGGAACAGTGGAGAGACGACTGACAAAAATACCTTCTCTGACGACGCAGAAAATGAGGCTCTGATTGATTCCATTATTGCAAATGCTGTTGCAGCAGTCAACGGAGAAGTTGGGTCAGCATTTACAAGTGGATCTGATTGCTTGTCGAGTCCTTCTGAAG GTTTTGAAGTTTTGGAAGCAGCTCCAGACAGTCACAAGTTTAAGCTGACAATGTTCCAGCCAACCGACCCACCTCACTTCTACAGGACAGTGCGCAAGGAAATGAAACTGTTGaagacctccctccctctaggGATCTGGGTCAGAGGTTATGAAGACCGTATG GATCTATATTCCGTTATGATCCGAGGACCAGAGCGCACGCCCTATGAAGATGGCCTCTTCTTCTTTGACTTCCAGTTGTCAGCAGACTACCCACGTGCACCACCTCTTTGTCACTATGTTACTTACTGCTCTGACAAACTAAATCCGAACCTTTATGAAGATGGCAAG GTGTGTGTGTCACTGCTTGGTACATGGAATGGAAAAGGCACAGAGGTGTGGACTAGTCAGAGTAACCTTCTGCAGGTCATCATATCCATTCAAG gGTTGATCCTGGTAAGTGAGCCATATTTCAATGAGGCCGGCTATGAGCGACAGAAAGGTACCCAGCAAGGGAGGGAGAACTCTCGAATGTACAACGAAATGGTGGTGCTAAAGCTTATACAGGCCATGGCGAAGGTTATACAAGCACCTCCTGACATCTTTAAAAAGGAGATTATTCAACACTTCCATAAGAGGGCTTTTAA ATTGGTGCAGAGACTTGAATGCTGgctagaaatatcagaaaaccaCAATGCTTCACATCCATTATCTCCCACAACCCCAACAACTTTCAGGGAGATATATCCATCAG ATGCTGGTGTTGAATTGCCAGAATTTCCACTGATTCCAGCTTCCAAAGGGTTCTGCATCACCCTACGCAAGACACTTAAACAATTTAAATCCATCCTTGAGTCTGTTGGCGTGTCGACAGACCAGAAACTCCAGGCTCGTGAGTTAGACAGCAACTTACCCAAAACTGCCGTTAGCTCCTCCAGCATTGAGACGAAAGTTGCTAAAGCCACGTATGTCgagacggaaaaggaaaaagtTGTCGGTGGTAACTCGTAG
- the LOC113802802 gene encoding (E3-independent) E2 ubiquitin-conjugating enzyme UBE2O isoform X1, producing the protein MAQEYQYFYEDEVYRFNKKGKLELGMVLENAEFVSSDEEFDVDEEDKVTKGSIRVAWYPKGEEQVLQERKVGLADRSLMPGDVVRRLIRGKDTQRGYCRQVHVTSSVQIVGTKLVILNVDSNDLTPLEEFTTDIAVALDSWVGMVHMVKCRLVMLCADGSRCVMSDSEALELDDMRDSRDRVRLDSEFRRYDFYPGQQLVGCARAFEGVEWIYRTREMEVALSKPHKSIKVTVEQVQVVQLGVRWQCRAFSNDPNVDKEQPKYLVQGEDLKRVKMLNVFEPCTLQLGDRNYYVSKEGDVIMTRDQWRKLMAAQLTADHTNPCPLRPRPAKNKSKRKHRSGLTGEVEQNADAPGAPTSVGGIKDTDGSPVEGALGAEGGLPADDDTKDYNADSDGYIDVDTDEFSDTASISSGASTGSVGRRNKKGPALMTKMMKKRKLKRAKRKTTNEGPAIKTGDQLVVETLMTTSKADVVWQDGSLEKRILSTVLYPIHHLDDQEFFPGDFVVEQDSVDPHEYGVVQRVDHAGRTSIVKWFRTYTAGNEPQPEMLREQEVSVYDLRDHPDFRYRPGSVVIRVANFEECQTCSTGQVLDNFPSGEVSVWWVDGRTSVCYPQDLYKVGEYDSDDGELWDDTASDESWETESEHSVIAEESESESEGVLKTRLVANIEKARIAMSRLEEIFTQNPALQTTAVMKQLLDCYKECRYMDKLMGTSFFHESNFQGLIEKVRERGRASTTQRMTEQINRLFSASDSEGPLTPIMNCGEGSKAVTGNFDSAKEDMSKPNKDNLCNKDMKHNKESGGSCNADSDILSSKDAILSSSATLSENLANLSFSQGRTSKSEKVLDGGRNRGGELRHKRMSETDMTLHEKVSSDARMKDSKSCNDLKVSSSEVISGVTEEIRTSHMCAQLCSLMKAQLLKTYEEVVFRFGGHFDMSLMQACQDSEGAHGETKDILQDDNKENIPVFIAEDIVNENTTTIALSQVVHQTVIPVEKKEENYESLDDKQALDVSATNNASLLPSPVVTDDMITSNGNSGETTDKNTFSDDAENEALIDSIIANAVAAVNGEVGSAFTSGSDCLSSPSEGSGQAVGNSEPSTEPDGFEVLEAAPDSHKFKLTMFQPTDPPHFYRTVRKEMKLLKTSLPLGIWVRGYEDRMDLYSVMIRGPERTPYEDGLFFFDFQLSADYPRAPPLCHYVTYCSDKLNPNLYEDGKVCVSLLGTWNGKGTEVWTSQSNLLQVIISIQGLILVSEPYFNEAGYERQKGTQQGRENSRMYNEMVVLKLIQAMAKVIQAPPDIFKKEIIQHFHKRAFKLVQRLECWLEISENHNASHPLSPTTPTTFREIYPSDAGVELPEFPLIPASKGFCITLRKTLKQFKSILESVGVSTDQKLQARELDSNLPKTAVSSSSIETKVAKATYVETEKEKVVGGNS; encoded by the exons ATGGCGCAGGAGTATCAATACTTTTACGAAGATGAAGTCTACAGATTTAACAAAAAGGGGAAGCTCGAACTTGGAATGGTACTTGAAAATGCCGAGTTTGTGTCTAGTGATGAGGAATTTGATGTGGACGAAGAAGATAAGGTAACGAAGGGCAGCATTAGGGTGGCATGGTACCCTAAGGGAGAGGAGCAAGTTCTTCAGGAGCGAAAG GTTGGGCTGGCAGACAGATCTCTCATGCCAGGTGATGTTGTAAGGCGCCTGATAAGAGGAAAAGACACGCAGCGAGGGTACTGTCGCCAGGTTCACGTGACCTCCAGTGTACAGATCGTTGGCACAAAACTTGTGATATTGAATGTTGACAGCAATGACCTTACGCCTCTGGAG GAATTCACAACAGATATTGCAGTGGCACTGGACTCCTGGGTGGGGATGGTGCACATGGTCAAGTGCCGTCTGGTGATGCTGTGCGCTGACGGATCAAGATGTGTCATGTCAGACAGTGAGGCCTTAGAACTGGACGATATGAGGGATTCCCGAGACAGGGTTAGGCTG GACTCGGAGTTCAGGCGCTACGACTTCTATCCAGGACAGCAGCTAGTGGGCTGCGCAAGGGCCTTCGAAGGGGTGGAATGGATATATCGGACTCGTGAAATGGAGGTCGCATTATCTAAACCCCACAAATCGATTAAGGTTACTGTGGAACAAGTACAG GTTGTGCAGCTTGGTGTCCGTTGGCAGTGTCGTGCATTTTCTAATGACCCTAATGTAGACAAGGAGCAACCAAAGTATTTAGTTCAGGGCGAGGACCTGAAGAG GGTGAAGATGTTGAACGTGTTCGAACCATGCACACTGCAGCTTGGTGACCGCAACTATTATGTCTCGAAGGAAGGGGATGTGATCATGACACGTGACCAGTGGAGGAAGCTCATGGCAGCACAGTTAACGGCGGACCACACCAATCCCTGTCCCTTGAGGCCTCGACCAGCCAAGAATAAGTCAA AAAGGAAACACCGCTCAGGTTTAACAGGAGAAGTTGAGCAGAATGCAG atgcCCCTGGTGCTCCTACATCAGTAGGTGGTATTAAAG ACACTGACGGCTCGCCTGTGGAAGGTGCTCTAGGTGCTGAAGGAGGGCTACCTGCGGATGATGATACCAAAGACTataatgctgatagtgatggATATATTGATGTAGATACAGATGAATTCTCTGACACAGCTTCAATTAGTAGTGGGGCATCAACAGGATCTGTAG GGAGGCGAAACAAAAAGGGACCGGcattgatgacaaaaatgatgaaaaagcgCAAGTTGAAGAGGGCAAAAAGGAAGACCACCAATGAGGGGCCAGCAATTAAGACTGGAGATCAGTTGGTTGTAGAAACTCTCATGACAACATCTAAAGCAGATGTTGTGTGGCAG GATGGATCACTGGAGAAGCGTATTTTGTCAACAGTCCTTTATCCAATTCATCATTTGGACGACCAGGAATTCTTTCCGGGTGACTTTGTGGTGGAGCAGGACTCAGTCGATCCACATGAATATGGCGTTGTGCAAAGGGTTGATCATGCTGGGAGGACATCCATTGTGAAGTGGTTTAGAACCTACACAGCTGGAAACGAACCACA GCCAGAAATGTTACGTGAACAGGAAGTGAGTGTGTATGATTTGCGTGACCATCCGGATTTCCGCTACCGTCCAGGCTCTGTAGTTATAAGAGTGGCCAATTTTGAAGAGTGTCAGACCTGTTCTACAGGGCAAGTTTTAGATAACTTTCCATCCGGAGAA GTGAGTGTTTGGTGGGTAGATGGGAGGACATCAGTATGTTACCCTCAAGATCTGTACAAAGTGGGTGAGTACGACTCAGATGATGGAGAACTTTGGGATGACACAGCCTCAGATGAGTCGTGGGAGACAGAAAGTGAACATTCTGTGATTGCAGA ggagagtgaaagtgaaagtgagggaGTACTTAAAACAAGACTTGTAGCAAACATTGAAAAAGCTCGTATAGCTATGAGTCGTCTAGAAGAAATTTTTACGCAGAATCCTGCTCTTCAGACCACAGCAGTAATGAAACAACTTTTAGATTGTTACAAAGAATGCAG GTATATGGATAAGCTGATGGGCACGAGCTTCTTCCATGAAAGCAATTTCCAGGGACTCATAGAAAAGGTTCGTGAGCGTGGCAGAGCATCAACAACTCAGCGCATGACAGAGCAAATAAACCGTCTCTTCTCGGCCTCAGACTCGGAAGGTCCCCTCACTCCAATCATGAATTGTGGAGAGGGGAGCAAAGCTGTCACAGGGAATTTTGACAGTGCTAAAGAAGACATGTCCAAGCCAAATAAGGATAATCTGTGCAATAAGGATATGAAACACAACAAGGAGAGTGGGGGATCGTGCAACGCTGACAGCGACATCCTTTCCTCCAAAGATGCCATCCTCAGCAGCTCGGCCACATTGTCGGAGAATTTGGCTAATCTCAGCTTCTCTCAGGG AAGAACCAGTAAATCTGAGAAGGTTCTAGATGGGGGACGAAATAGGGGAGGAGAGTTACGACATAAGAGAATGAGCGAAACTGATATGACTCTTCACGAGAAAGTCTCTTCGGATGCGCGTATGAAAGATTCCAAAAGTTGTAATGATCTGAAG GTGTCCTCATCAGAAGTCATCAGCGGGGTAACAGAAGAGATCCGCACGTCTCACATGTGTGCTCAGCTGTGCTCTCTCATGAAGGCTCAGCTGCTCAAAACCTACGAGGAGGTCGTGTTCCGCTTTGGAGGCCACTTTGACATGAGTCTCATGCAAGCTTGTCAG GATTCTGAGGGTGCACATGGGGAAACCAAGGATATCCTGCAGGATGATAACAAAGAGAACATTCCAGTGTTTATCGCAGAAGACATAGTTAATGAAAATACAACTACCATTGCACTTAGTCAG GTTGTTCATCAAACTGTGATTCCagtggagaaaaaggaggaaaactaTGAAAGCCTTGATGACAAACAGGCTCTTGATGTCAGTGCAACTAATAACGCCTCTCTTCTGCCGTCTCCTGTGGTGACCGATGACATGATCACCTCCAATGGGAACAGTGGAGAGACGACTGACAAAAATACCTTCTCTGACGACGCAGAAAATGAGGCTCTGATTGATTCCATTATTGCAAATGCTGTTGCAGCAGTCAACGGAGAAGTTGGGTCAGCATTTACAAGTGGATCTGATTGCTTGTCGAGTCCTTCTGAAG GCAGTGGACAGGCAGTAGGAAACTCCGAACCCAGCACTGAGCCTGATG GTTTTGAAGTTTTGGAAGCAGCTCCAGACAGTCACAAGTTTAAGCTGACAATGTTCCAGCCAACCGACCCACCTCACTTCTACAGGACAGTGCGCAAGGAAATGAAACTGTTGaagacctccctccctctaggGATCTGGGTCAGAGGTTATGAAGACCGTATG GATCTATATTCCGTTATGATCCGAGGACCAGAGCGCACGCCCTATGAAGATGGCCTCTTCTTCTTTGACTTCCAGTTGTCAGCAGACTACCCACGTGCACCACCTCTTTGTCACTATGTTACTTACTGCTCTGACAAACTAAATCCGAACCTTTATGAAGATGGCAAG GTGTGTGTGTCACTGCTTGGTACATGGAATGGAAAAGGCACAGAGGTGTGGACTAGTCAGAGTAACCTTCTGCAGGTCATCATATCCATTCAAG gGTTGATCCTGGTAAGTGAGCCATATTTCAATGAGGCCGGCTATGAGCGACAGAAAGGTACCCAGCAAGGGAGGGAGAACTCTCGAATGTACAACGAAATGGTGGTGCTAAAGCTTATACAGGCCATGGCGAAGGTTATACAAGCACCTCCTGACATCTTTAAAAAGGAGATTATTCAACACTTCCATAAGAGGGCTTTTAA ATTGGTGCAGAGACTTGAATGCTGgctagaaatatcagaaaaccaCAATGCTTCACATCCATTATCTCCCACAACCCCAACAACTTTCAGGGAGATATATCCATCAG ATGCTGGTGTTGAATTGCCAGAATTTCCACTGATTCCAGCTTCCAAAGGGTTCTGCATCACCCTACGCAAGACACTTAAACAATTTAAATCCATCCTTGAGTCTGTTGGCGTGTCGACAGACCAGAAACTCCAGGCTCGTGAGTTAGACAGCAACTTACCCAAAACTGCCGTTAGCTCCTCCAGCATTGAGACGAAAGTTGCTAAAGCCACGTATGTCgagacggaaaaggaaaaagtTGTCGGTGGTAACTCGTAG